One segment of Gammaproteobacteria bacterium DNA contains the following:
- a CDS encoding homoserine dehydrogenase has product MNSGICFATDLNVVVVKFGSSVLSKVEAIPEAIHAVYQYLRNGYKVLVVVSAIGDTTDYLINESKKLIGDENSALPPLEYAALLATGEISAAALFAIGLDRAGIKARKVDHRCLTTQGPILNADPISLDTTLINQLFAEYSVLVIPGFIGCDLASEVTLLGRGGSDYTAIFAGWALNAKKCVIYKDTPGIFDLDPNEYAPDAQHFECITFNDCLKTSYEVIQHKAVKFAQSKNFQFIVKSLTSVSQTLVGSETSIVALPSRRHPRKLKVALLGLGTVGLGVYKHLLANRQLFEVVGVAVKNIAKHQHHDTRPGLVSDNIDEILARESDVVVELIGGIAEPGKWIEAALRQGRNVVTANKALIAEQGLALSQLADENNAHLYYSAAVAGAVPILEILKHIKNKPENTVQSITGILNGTCNFVLEKIKEGKTFSEALHIAQLHGFAESDPSFDIEGLDAAQKATIISRFAFGRDPDSILVEGIQDVCENHLREQYAQGNIIKLIASCVLNDGKIQANIKPVALHYTHPLAAISGANNAIVIETGHQEAIHLHGKGAGRWPTAEAVFADLLTLSFNHQVDTVAVPSHRVSKGHHYEALDTVSTF; this is encoded by the coding sequence ATGAATTCTGGAATTTGCTTTGCAACTGATTTGAATGTAGTCGTAGTTAAATTTGGCAGCTCAGTATTGTCAAAAGTTGAAGCTATCCCTGAAGCGATTCATGCAGTGTATCAATATTTACGCAATGGTTATAAAGTGCTGGTAGTGGTTTCTGCCATAGGCGATACCACCGATTATTTAATTAATGAAAGTAAAAAATTAATCGGCGATGAAAATTCAGCTTTACCGCCTTTGGAATATGCAGCTTTATTGGCTACTGGAGAAATCAGTGCCGCCGCACTTTTTGCTATTGGCCTTGATCGTGCGGGAATTAAAGCGCGAAAAGTGGATCATCGCTGTTTAACTACCCAAGGACCGATACTTAACGCAGATCCCATAAGCTTAGATACTACCTTAATCAACCAATTATTTGCCGAATATTCAGTTTTAGTTATTCCAGGTTTTATTGGCTGTGATTTGGCATCTGAAGTGACTCTGTTAGGCCGTGGTGGTTCTGATTATACGGCTATTTTCGCAGGCTGGGCGTTAAATGCCAAAAAGTGTGTGATTTATAAAGATACCCCGGGGATATTTGATCTAGATCCCAACGAGTACGCACCTGATGCGCAACATTTTGAATGCATTACTTTTAACGATTGTTTGAAAACTTCCTATGAAGTGATACAGCATAAAGCCGTTAAATTTGCTCAAAGCAAAAATTTTCAATTTATTGTGAAATCATTAACGAGTGTGAGTCAAACTTTAGTAGGGAGTGAAACATCGATTGTTGCCCTTCCATCTCGACGTCACCCGAGGAAACTCAAGGTAGCATTATTAGGTTTGGGTACGGTGGGATTAGGTGTTTATAAACATTTGCTGGCTAACCGACAACTATTTGAAGTGGTAGGTGTTGCTGTGAAAAATATTGCCAAGCATCAGCATCATGATACACGCCCAGGATTGGTGTCAGATAATATAGATGAGATATTGGCGCGAGAGTCTGATGTCGTGGTGGAGTTAATTGGCGGCATAGCTGAACCTGGCAAGTGGATTGAAGCAGCTTTAAGGCAGGGTCGGAATGTGGTTACAGCCAACAAAGCATTAATTGCTGAGCAGGGTCTGGCGTTATCGCAATTAGCGGACGAAAACAACGCACATCTTTATTATTCAGCAGCTGTGGCTGGCGCTGTGCCGATCTTGGAAATTTTAAAACACATAAAAAATAAACCCGAAAATACTGTGCAGTCAATCACTGGGATTTTAAATGGCACCTGTAATTTTGTTTTGGAAAAAATCAAAGAAGGTAAAACTTTTTCTGAAGCCTTACATATTGCGCAATTGCATGGATTTGCGGAAAGTGATCCGAGTTTTGATATTGAGGGGCTGGATGCGGCACAGAAAGCCACGATTATTTCCCGTTTTGCGTTTGGTCGTGATCCAGACAGTATTTTGGTAGAAGGCATTCAAGATGTGTGTGAAAACCATCTTCGCGAGCAGTATGCCCAAGGTAATATTATCAAGCTAATTGCCAGTTGTGTGTTAAATGATGGCAAAATTCAAGCGAATATTAAGCCGGTAGCTTTGCATTATACCCATCCGTTAGCCGCCATTTCAGGAGCCAATAATGCCATCGTTATTGAAACTGGCCATCAAGAAGCTATTCATCTGCATGGCAAAGGTGCTGGCCGTTGGCCGACAGCAGAGGCGGTGTTTGCAGATTTGCTGACGTTGTCGTTTAATCATCAGGTCGATACTGTGGCTGTTCCGTCTCATCGAGTAAGTAAAGGTCATCATTATGAAGCGTTGGACACAGTTAGTACATTTTAA
- a CDS encoding PLP-dependent aspartate aminotransferase family protein: protein MSTQEKVRQIHPNQQINHVEPEYGFSTRSIHAGVTPDPTTGAILTPIFQTTTYVQEAVGVHKGYTYSRSANPTVLALEKKLGELDGVGRAVCFSTGMAATTVLCLSLLQSGDHIICSDVVYGGTVRFLREILVKFGVTTSFVDTAAPEKVKAAITPATKLIFIETPANPTLKLTDIQAISHIAREQKILLAVDNTFLTPALQQSFKLGADIVLYSTTKYIDGHNATVGGALLAKDSALIEKFDYVRNAIGAIQTPFNAWLTLQGVKTLELRIQQHSHNAAIIAEYLHGHAKVKQVTYPGLPSFPQHELAKRQQLAFGGLLTFEVNGGYEQAVKLMSAVKLCSLAENLGSVETLITHPASMTHGPVPIEQRHAIGITDGLIRLSVGLENPVDIIQDLEQAFAKCGG, encoded by the coding sequence ATGTCTACTCAAGAAAAAGTTCGCCAAATACACCCAAATCAGCAGATAAATCATGTCGAGCCAGAATATGGTTTCAGTACGCGTAGTATTCATGCGGGCGTGACGCCGGATCCAACGACTGGAGCGATATTAACGCCGATTTTCCAAACCACCACTTATGTACAAGAAGCGGTTGGCGTCCATAAAGGTTATACCTATTCGCGCAGTGCCAACCCCACAGTATTAGCATTAGAAAAAAAACTCGGGGAGTTAGATGGTGTGGGCAGGGCAGTGTGCTTCTCAACCGGAATGGCGGCCACAACGGTATTATGTTTATCACTTTTGCAAAGCGGAGATCACATTATCTGCTCGGATGTGGTCTATGGTGGTACGGTGCGATTTTTGCGAGAGATATTGGTGAAATTTGGTGTGACCACCAGCTTTGTCGATACGGCCGCTCCTGAAAAAGTTAAGGCGGCTATCACGCCGGCAACTAAGCTGATTTTCATTGAGACGCCAGCCAATCCTACGTTAAAACTAACTGATATTCAGGCTATTTCGCACATTGCCCGCGAACAAAAAATTCTGCTGGCCGTCGATAATACCTTTTTAACTCCAGCCTTGCAGCAATCATTTAAATTAGGCGCTGATATTGTTTTGTATTCAACCACCAAATATATCGATGGCCATAATGCAACAGTCGGAGGTGCTTTATTGGCTAAAGATTCAGCCCTGATTGAAAAATTTGATTATGTACGTAATGCCATTGGCGCTATTCAAACACCGTTTAATGCCTGGTTAACCTTGCAAGGTGTGAAAACTTTGGAATTGCGCATACAACAACATTCTCACAATGCCGCAATCATTGCAGAATATTTGCATGGTCATGCCAAAGTAAAGCAGGTGACTTACCCTGGTTTGCCGAGTTTCCCGCAGCATGAATTAGCCAAGCGTCAGCAACTGGCTTTTGGGGGCCTCTTGACATTTGAAGTGAACGGCGGTTATGAGCAGGCAGTGAAATTAATGAGCGCCGTAAAATTATGTTCTTTGGCGGAAAATCTCGGTTCAGTGGAAACGTTGATTACGCATCCAGCATCCATGACACATGGTCCAGTGCCGATTGAACAGCGCCATGCGATTGGTATCACGGATGGTTTAATTCGTTTATCGGTGGGGTTAGAAAATCCTGTAGATATTATTCAGGATTTAGAGCAAGCGTTTGCAAAGTGCGGAGGTTAA
- a CDS encoding thioredoxin domain-containing protein, with product MPTPNRLAHETSPYLQQHAHNPVDWYPWGEEAMAMAKRENKPILLSIGYSACHWCHVMAHESFEDKETAQLMNQYFINIKVDREERPDLDKIYQTTHQMLTQSAGGWPLTLFLDPVQHAPFFSGTYFPKEPRYQLPAFKDLLRHIADIYQQQPAEITRHSQELLTALQQSSQTATAMPAQLNFSPWHPAVQQLNISYDSVNGGFGQAPKFPNPNNLELLLQDGFKAKLENNAENTSVDKVIYSLEKMASGGIYDQLGGGFYRYSVDTRWEIPHFEKMLYDNAQILVQYAHANAITPKPVFSKILKETTAWVLREMQTPRGGFYSALDADSEGVEGLFYLWTPAQMKTLLTAEEYQLLCLHFNLTQTANFEGRWHLHINHSIEKIAQKTQQPPKKVDQTIATAREKLFKSRTQRTRPALDDKILTSWNALMIKGLVLAANQLVEPELLDVAENTLKFIMTNLWRNQRLLATCKDGKAHLPAYLDDYAFLIDAILTFLQYRWDSQYLHFAQQLAEVLLAHFVDSEHGGFFFTADDHEPLIYRPKIYTDDVTPAGNSVACQVLQRLGWLLAEPRYLNAAEQILLSAWQDLTDYPAAHSSLLIALQEYINPAEMIILCGKTTDIAAWRYKLLQKYNPARIILAIPDDAKALPAAIAEKIPEQGVIAYRCKGSQCLSPISNFSELE from the coding sequence ATGCCAACCCCTAATCGACTCGCTCACGAAACTAGCCCGTATTTACAACAACATGCTCATAACCCAGTAGACTGGTACCCCTGGGGAGAAGAAGCAATGGCAATGGCAAAACGTGAAAATAAGCCCATTTTATTATCCATTGGTTACTCTGCTTGCCACTGGTGTCATGTCATGGCGCATGAATCTTTTGAAGATAAAGAAACCGCTCAGTTGATGAATCAATATTTCATCAATATCAAAGTCGATCGTGAAGAACGACCGGATTTAGATAAAATTTATCAAACCACCCATCAAATGCTGACCCAAAGTGCCGGCGGTTGGCCGCTGACTTTATTTTTAGATCCAGTACAACATGCACCATTTTTTTCCGGCACCTATTTTCCAAAAGAGCCGCGCTATCAATTACCGGCATTTAAAGATTTATTACGGCATATTGCCGATATTTATCAACAACAACCCGCAGAAATAACCCGTCACTCTCAAGAACTACTGACCGCTCTGCAACAATCATCGCAAACTGCCACCGCCATGCCAGCTCAATTAAACTTCTCACCTTGGCACCCCGCTGTTCAGCAACTGAATATCAGCTACGATTCAGTCAATGGCGGTTTCGGACAAGCGCCAAAATTTCCAAATCCTAATAACTTGGAATTGTTATTGCAGGATGGATTTAAGGCTAAATTAGAAAATAATGCCGAGAATACTTCTGTAGATAAAGTCATTTATTCCCTAGAGAAAATGGCCAGTGGCGGCATTTATGACCAGCTGGGTGGTGGTTTTTATCGTTACTCTGTAGACACACGGTGGGAAATCCCGCACTTTGAAAAAATGCTCTATGATAACGCGCAAATTTTAGTGCAATATGCCCATGCCAATGCCATCACACCTAAACCTGTATTTAGCAAAATACTAAAGGAAACTACCGCATGGGTGTTACGAGAAATGCAGACACCTCGCGGTGGATTTTACTCCGCCCTGGATGCAGATTCTGAAGGAGTTGAAGGATTGTTTTATTTATGGACGCCAGCGCAGATGAAAACCTTACTCACTGCCGAAGAATACCAGCTGCTCTGCTTGCATTTCAATCTCACGCAAACCGCCAATTTCGAAGGGCGCTGGCATTTGCACATTAACCATTCCATTGAGAAAATTGCGCAAAAAACGCAACAACCGCCAAAAAAAGTCGACCAGACAATTGCTACTGCGCGCGAAAAATTATTTAAGTCACGCACACAAAGAACTCGCCCCGCTTTAGATGATAAAATTCTCACCTCCTGGAATGCCTTGATGATAAAAGGCCTGGTATTGGCTGCAAATCAATTAGTTGAGCCTGAATTATTAGATGTTGCAGAAAATACTTTAAAATTTATCATGACGAATTTGTGGCGCAACCAACGTTTACTTGCAACCTGCAAAGATGGCAAAGCGCATCTACCCGCTTATTTAGATGATTATGCATTTCTAATAGATGCTATCTTGACTTTTTTACAATACCGCTGGGACTCGCAGTATCTGCACTTTGCTCAGCAATTAGCTGAAGTTTTGCTGGCACACTTCGTCGATTCTGAACATGGAGGATTTTTCTTTACCGCTGATGACCATGAGCCACTGATTTACCGACCCAAAATTTACACGGATGATGTTACCCCAGCTGGCAACAGCGTCGCTTGTCAGGTATTGCAACGATTGGGCTGGCTATTGGCTGAACCCCGTTATTTAAATGCTGCCGAGCAAATTCTTTTATCCGCCTGGCAGGATCTGACTGACTACCCTGCCGCACATTCTTCCTTGTTGATTGCACTGCAAGAGTACATAAATCCAGCAGAAATGATTATCCTGTGCGGAAAAACTACAGACATAGCTGCCTGGCGCTATAAGCTGCTGCAAAAATATAACCCCGCACGGATAATACTGGCGATACCTGATGATGCCAAAGCTTTGCCCGCTGCAATTGCCGAGAAAATACCTGAGCAAGGAGTTATAGCTTATCGCTGTAAAGGCTCACAATGTCTATCCCCCATAAGCAATTTCTCAGAATTGGAATAA
- a CDS encoding phosphoglycerate dehydrogenase has protein sequence MYKIQTLNTIDALGLNQFPRQLYEVSSDLTNPDAILVRSASLHDKELPESVKVIARAGAGVNNIPVDKFTKLGIPVLNTPGANANAVKELVLAGLLLACRNICQAWGYVRGLSGDDTLINMQVERDKKQFAGFELPGKTLGIVGLGNVGVKVANAAIALGMRVIGFDPTITVKRAWELSAHVEEVLSLDELIMQSDVISLHVPLTPETRHLIAASRLRLAKTDLILLNFARDGIVDKTALRAALDEGKVLSYVCDFPCAQLKDHPRVISLPHLGASTREAEQTCAMMAVKQIRDYLETGNIVNSVNFPTIEMPFNHGVRLAIVNANIPSMVAQISTKLADVKLNIVDLLNRSRDQIAYTLIDVEGEVNAAVISEIAAIEGVIQVRRLEKIRLIAQESAHVTS, from the coding sequence ATGTATAAAATCCAAACACTCAACACGATTGATGCGTTGGGGTTAAACCAATTTCCACGCCAGCTGTATGAAGTAAGCAGCGATTTGACTAATCCAGATGCCATTTTAGTGCGTTCAGCTTCTCTGCATGACAAAGAGCTGCCAGAGAGCGTTAAAGTAATCGCGCGTGCCGGTGCGGGAGTTAATAATATTCCAGTCGATAAGTTTACCAAGCTGGGTATACCGGTGTTAAACACGCCGGGGGCTAATGCCAATGCGGTGAAAGAATTAGTGCTAGCAGGGTTATTATTGGCCTGTCGCAATATTTGTCAGGCATGGGGTTATGTCCGCGGCCTAAGTGGCGATGATACTTTGATTAATATGCAAGTCGAGCGTGACAAAAAGCAATTTGCCGGATTTGAATTGCCGGGTAAAACTTTAGGCATTGTGGGTTTAGGTAATGTCGGGGTAAAAGTTGCGAATGCAGCCATTGCTCTGGGCATGCGGGTGATTGGTTTTGATCCGACGATTACGGTTAAACGTGCCTGGGAATTGTCGGCACATGTGGAAGAAGTATTGAGCTTAGATGAACTAATTATGCAGTCAGATGTAATTAGTCTGCATGTGCCATTGACTCCTGAAACCCGACATCTGATTGCTGCTTCACGTCTGCGTTTGGCTAAAACCGATTTAATACTGCTGAATTTCGCCAGAGATGGCATAGTCGATAAAACTGCGCTGAGAGCTGCCTTAGATGAAGGTAAAGTATTGAGTTATGTTTGTGATTTCCCCTGCGCGCAATTAAAAGATCATCCGCGGGTGATTAGCTTGCCACATTTAGGGGCTTCGACCCGCGAAGCTGAACAAACCTGTGCGATGATGGCAGTTAAGCAAATCCGTGATTATCTGGAAACCGGTAATATCGTCAATTCGGTGAATTTTCCTACGATTGAAATGCCATTTAATCATGGGGTGAGATTGGCGATAGTGAATGCCAATATTCCCAGCATGGTGGCGCAGATTTCCACTAAATTAGCGGATGTGAAATTAAATATTGTAGATTTACTGAATCGATCTCGCGATCAAATCGCTTATACGCTGATTGATGTCGAAGGTGAAGTAAATGCGGCAGTTATTAGTGAAATAGCGGCTATTGAGGGTGTGATTCAAGTGCGGCGTTTGGAGAAAATTAGATTGATTGCTCAGGAATCAGCGCATGTTACTTCATGA
- a CDS encoding HAD-IB family phosphatase, whose protein sequence is MLLHDSHPLIPMDAVVFDCDGTLSSIEGIDELAEANGVGAAVKKLTEEAMGHTGINPQLYRQRLALVLPTVKQVRTLGEKYFLHKTADLLTVLQVLTDLGKAVYVVSAGLYPAVVGFALRLNLPQSHVFAVEVYFDDSGNYLDFDHRSPLVLADGKRHIVEQLKKQHPRLVYVGDGLNDMATQDIVTRFVGYGGAYYRENIRQMCQYYITEPSMLPLLPLCLTAEEMQFATS, encoded by the coding sequence ATGTTACTTCATGATAGTCATCCATTAATACCAATGGATGCTGTGGTATTTGATTGCGATGGCACATTAAGCAGCATAGAAGGCATTGATGAGTTAGCAGAGGCTAATGGCGTTGGTGCAGCGGTTAAAAAATTGACAGAGGAAGCGATGGGTCATACTGGTATTAACCCACAATTGTACCGGCAACGTTTGGCCTTGGTTTTACCGACAGTGAAGCAGGTTAGAACTTTAGGCGAAAAATATTTCTTGCATAAAACTGCGGATTTGCTAACAGTACTACAGGTGTTAACAGATTTAGGCAAAGCCGTATATGTCGTTTCGGCTGGGTTATACCCGGCTGTGGTGGGTTTTGCTTTGCGTTTAAATTTGCCACAATCGCATGTATTTGCGGTAGAAGTTTATTTTGATGATAGCGGTAATTACCTTGACTTTGATCACCGCTCGCCATTGGTATTGGCGGATGGTAAGCGCCATATTGTCGAGCAGCTTAAGAAGCAGCATCCACGCTTAGTCTATGTGGGCGATGGATTGAATGATATGGCAACACAAGATATTGTCACTCGCTTTGTCGGGTACGGTGGAGCATATTATCGAGAAAATATCCGGCAAATGTGCCAATACTATATTACCGAGCCGTCTATGTTGCCGTTGTTACCGTTATGTTTGACGGCGGAGGAAATGCAGTTTGCCACTTCTTGA
- a CDS encoding PLP-dependent transferase codes for MKRWTQLVHFNPNPGDPYHPNCTPIYQTATFAQKSPEMDLYDYTRSGNPTRTVLEQQLARLEGGTSAFTFASGMAALTAIIGLLSYGDHIIAGDDLYGGTHRLLSQRLPQRGLQSTLVDTTDLNAVANALRPETRMILIETPSNPLQKISDIKALAQLAHAQGAQLVVDNTFLSPWLQQPLSLGADIVIHSATKHLSGHSDVTAGVIIVNNLDTADRIAFIQNAEGSALAPFECWLLLKGLKTLGLRVERQQNTAEKIVTYLQNHPLIKKVYYPTLASHPGVDIQKRQAEGGGTVISFATGSAKLSSRLVQSTQLFIKSVSFGSLTSLISLPCAMSHASVASEQRLFAADLVRISIGIEDAEDLILDLEQAMAKLPLSQEA; via the coding sequence ATGAAGCGTTGGACACAGTTAGTACATTTTAATCCCAATCCGGGCGACCCTTATCACCCGAATTGCACCCCCATTTATCAAACGGCCACATTTGCGCAAAAATCGCCTGAGATGGATCTATATGATTACACGCGCAGCGGCAATCCGACCCGCACGGTCTTGGAGCAGCAGTTGGCACGGCTTGAAGGTGGAACCTCCGCTTTCACTTTTGCCAGCGGTATGGCGGCATTGACGGCAATTATAGGATTATTATCTTATGGCGATCATATCATTGCTGGGGATGATCTATATGGCGGCACGCATCGTCTACTGTCGCAACGCTTACCACAACGCGGGTTGCAATCTACGCTGGTAGATACCACTGACCTCAATGCAGTTGCCAATGCACTGCGACCAGAAACCCGCATGATTCTCATTGAAACACCCTCGAATCCATTACAGAAAATTTCTGACATAAAGGCACTGGCACAATTGGCGCATGCTCAAGGTGCACAATTGGTAGTAGATAATACGTTCTTATCCCCTTGGTTGCAACAACCCTTGTCCTTGGGCGCAGATATCGTCATCCATTCTGCAACCAAACATTTATCTGGACACAGTGATGTCACAGCTGGTGTAATAATAGTGAATAACTTAGATACCGCTGACAGAATTGCTTTTATCCAAAATGCCGAAGGCAGTGCGTTGGCACCGTTTGAATGCTGGTTATTGCTAAAAGGATTGAAGACTTTGGGATTACGTGTGGAACGACAACAAAACACCGCTGAAAAAATAGTCACTTATTTACAAAATCATCCGCTCATAAAAAAGGTTTATTATCCCACGCTTGCCTCTCACCCAGGTGTTGATATCCAAAAACGTCAGGCCGAAGGTGGCGGTACTGTTATCAGTTTTGCTACGGGTTCAGCAAAATTATCTAGCCGCCTGGTACAATCCACGCAATTATTTATCAAGTCAGTGAGTTTTGGCAGTTTAACCAGCTTAATCAGTCTGCCATGCGCTATGTCACATGCATCAGTGGCGAGTGAGCAGCGATTATTTGCAGCAGATTTAGTACGAATTTCTATTGGCATTGAAGATGCGGAGGATCTTATTTTGGATCTGGAGCAGGCTATGGCTAAACTCCCTCTTTCACAGGAGGCGTAG
- the phaC gene encoding class I poly(R)-hydroxyalkanoic acid synthase: protein MPKKTSSDDTASYFKDTAEFIEKNQTLLKEAILEQHWQINYNLNLLLNVWQEFNIKVLENPDKVLTAQLNYLQDYLTLCSNFTQNFNLTSQSNLSTDHSAANPQYSHYLFNFIKNNHNLLSQHTHSLVQSITNNEEKLQARLAFFTRQFMEAISPANFIATNPEVLEAILTSNGANLRAGLKQFAADIQQGKGALNIQMSDPEYFKLGENIAATPGKVIYQNDLMQLIQYNATTAKVHQRPILIVPPWINKYYILDLQTKNSFVKWLVDQGHTVFLISWVNPGREHSNKIFDDYVEEGPATALKIITQITGKNRINTLGYCVGGTLLACLVAKYTEEKKCPIASATYLTTLLDFSESGELGIFIDEQQIALLEQHMQEKGYLEGQVMASVFSALRANDLIWNNFVNNYLLGKKPAPFDLLYWNADSTNIPEKVHSFYLRQMYLYNNLIKPNQMRIKGTPLDLSKITIPSYFLAAKSDHIVPWQACYNGLKYYGGDKKFVLTASGHVAGVINPPEKQKYSYWLNEELPEDPKQWERDAIQYSGSWWTDWAQWLKLQAGAKIAVPKRQGVYKSIEDAPGTYVKLRA from the coding sequence ATGCCTAAAAAAACCTCATCCGATGACACTGCATCTTACTTCAAAGATACTGCAGAATTTATCGAAAAAAATCAAACATTGCTGAAAGAAGCCATTCTTGAGCAGCACTGGCAAATTAACTATAACTTAAATTTGCTCCTGAATGTCTGGCAGGAATTCAATATCAAGGTATTGGAAAACCCCGATAAAGTACTTACTGCACAGTTAAATTATCTGCAAGATTATTTAACCTTATGCAGCAATTTCACGCAAAATTTTAACCTAACTTCCCAATCCAACCTTTCTACAGATCACAGTGCCGCAAATCCACAATATAGCCATTATCTGTTTAATTTTATTAAAAACAACCACAACCTCTTATCACAACATACCCATTCCTTAGTCCAATCTATCACTAACAATGAAGAAAAACTGCAAGCCCGACTGGCGTTTTTTACTCGACAGTTCATGGAAGCCATATCACCCGCCAATTTTATCGCTACTAACCCCGAAGTGCTGGAAGCTATCCTCACATCCAACGGCGCCAACCTACGCGCAGGATTAAAACAATTTGCCGCTGATATCCAACAAGGCAAAGGCGCCCTGAATATTCAAATGAGTGATCCAGAGTATTTTAAATTGGGAGAAAATATCGCCGCTACACCTGGAAAAGTTATTTACCAAAATGACTTGATGCAACTGATCCAATATAACGCTACCACTGCCAAGGTGCATCAGCGTCCTATATTAATTGTGCCACCGTGGATTAATAAATATTATATCCTCGATCTGCAAACGAAAAATTCATTTGTCAAATGGTTGGTAGACCAAGGGCACACCGTATTTTTGATTTCTTGGGTTAATCCAGGTAGAGAACACAGCAACAAAATTTTTGATGATTATGTAGAAGAAGGACCTGCGACTGCATTGAAAATCATCACCCAAATAACGGGAAAGAACCGCATCAACACTTTAGGATATTGCGTCGGTGGAACTTTACTCGCTTGCCTGGTTGCTAAATATACTGAAGAAAAAAAATGCCCTATTGCCAGCGCAACTTACTTAACAACTTTATTAGATTTTTCTGAATCAGGTGAATTAGGCATATTCATTGATGAGCAGCAAATTGCTCTATTAGAGCAACATATGCAAGAAAAAGGTTATCTAGAAGGTCAAGTCATGGCCTCAGTATTTAGCGCATTGCGCGCTAATGATTTGATCTGGAACAATTTTGTTAATAATTATCTACTGGGGAAAAAACCTGCACCTTTTGATCTTTTATACTGGAACGCTGATTCAACTAACATACCAGAAAAAGTACACAGCTTTTATCTGCGACAGATGTATCTCTATAATAATCTGATTAAACCCAATCAAATGCGCATCAAAGGCACACCATTAGATTTAAGTAAAATCACGATACCGAGTTATTTTTTAGCGGCTAAAAGCGATCACATTGTCCCTTGGCAAGCTTGTTATAATGGCCTTAAATATTATGGCGGCGATAAAAAATTTGTCCTGACGGCTTCCGGGCATGTGGCTGGGGTTATTAATCCACCAGAGAAACAAAAATATAGCTACTGGTTGAATGAAGAATTGCCTGAAGATCCAAAGCAATGGGAACGTGATGCTATACAATACTCAGGATCGTGGTGGACGGACTGGGCACAGTGGTTAAAACTGCAGGCTGGAGCGAAAATTGCAGTGCCTAAAAGACAAGGTGTGTACAAATCAATTGAAGATGCACCAGGAACTTATGTTAAACTACGTGCTTGA
- the mutM gene encoding bifunctional DNA-formamidopyrimidine glycosylase/DNA-(apurinic or apyrimidinic site) lyase: MPELPEVETTRLGLKPYLEGQIIQQVIVRDPRLRWPIPSNINKILPGQTVHVIERRGKYLLFKLDNGSLIIHLGMSGRLRIFSQPTVPQKHDHLDIKFCNQLILRFTDPRRFGACLWVEGDPLLHPLLKNLGVEPLQRQFTSKYLWQLARNRKMPIKNFIMSANIVVGVGNIYANEALFAARIHPARPADNISLEEFNQLVIAVKAVLRQAIAKGGTTLKDFFNSEGKAGYFVNQLQVYGRQGQACVDCGLRLKAMRIGQRSSVYCPHCQPLMTARRDGSG; encoded by the coding sequence ATGCCTGAACTCCCTGAAGTAGAAACTACCCGTCTAGGTCTTAAGCCCTACCTGGAAGGACAAATTATTCAACAAGTCATTGTGCGTGACCCGCGTTTACGTTGGCCTATACCATCTAATATTAATAAAATTTTACCAGGTCAAACTGTACATGTTATTGAGCGGCGGGGTAAATATTTATTATTCAAGTTAGATAATGGTAGCTTGATTATACATTTGGGTATGTCGGGACGGTTACGCATATTCAGTCAACCTACTGTGCCTCAAAAACACGATCACCTCGATATTAAGTTTTGCAACCAGCTGATTTTACGTTTCACCGATCCGCGGAGATTTGGCGCGTGTTTATGGGTAGAGGGCGATCCGTTACTGCATCCATTACTAAAAAATTTAGGCGTAGAGCCATTGCAGCGGCAATTTACTAGTAAATATTTATGGCAATTGGCGCGTAACCGAAAAATGCCAATTAAAAATTTTATCATGAGCGCTAATATTGTAGTGGGTGTTGGCAATATTTATGCTAATGAAGCATTGTTTGCTGCCAGGATTCACCCGGCAAGACCTGCGGACAATATTTCTTTAGAGGAATTCAATCAATTAGTTATAGCGGTTAAGGCGGTGTTGCGTCAAGCGATTGCTAAAGGTGGTACTACTTTAAAGGATTTTTTTAACAGTGAGGGTAAGGCTGGATATTTTGTTAACCAATTACAGGTGTATGGTCGTCAAGGGCAGGCTTGTGTTGATTGTGGCTTGCGATTAAAGGCTATGCGGATTGGTCAGCGTAGTTCGGTCTATTGTCCGCATTGTCAACCCCTGATGACAGCGCGAAGGGATGGCAGCGGATAA